A window of Miscanthus floridulus cultivar M001 chromosome 12, ASM1932011v1, whole genome shotgun sequence genomic DNA:
TTTCCCTGGCTTGAGACACAAGAATCTTATTTGTTTAAAGCAGTGTGTTATGTGGCTTGTTTCCTCTGCGGTGCTATTTTTTACATCACCAGCTATTTACATGAACCTGAATTTTTTGCTGTTGCTAGGGTAACAAGGGAGTTCTacctgagcaccgaggagttcatCGATGCAGTGGCACTGCAACTGCGAGGAAAGTTCAACTACCAGCTACTGTGTAATCTTGAACCTGAATCTTGAAACAGAATGAACTGGTTCATTGTGCATTCGGCACACTTTTTGATAGGGATGGTGAGATGGATCAGATCTCAaaacatttgtttttttttgtttcagccAAGCATTTCATGGTTGGGTATATAATGGCCCGTTGATCAACGGATTCAGAGCGATATTGAGTTAATACATTACTAGTCAGACTAACGTCGCGTTATTTTTCATTTTCCATAACTTTATCTGAAGACTGATATACATATAATCATATATAACATGCCTGAGCTTGGTGAGTCTGTGTCCATGTCGCTCTTCGGGAATTTTCCTACTTGCCTGTGTGGGGCCGACATTACCAGCACAGCTCCGGGGCTCGAGATGCTGCCAGGGGCACGCCCTAGGAGGTGCATGGCTGCATGCTGAGACAACTGTAATCAATGACAGTTAAGCTGTTGGTTAGGAGTTAAAACCTAGGGAGGTGCATGCGCAGCCAGCTACAATCAATAGGAATTAGTGTGCTAGTTGAGGGATTAGAGTTAATGAGAGTGAGAGAAACGAGGAGTCTAGGAGCTAAGAAATATCCCGTAACCAGTTATGAATAAGTGAATAAGTGAACCAAGAAATATCAAACCTATTCCTAATCTCCCTATGCTTCTCTCAATCTCAACCCCTTCACAATTGGGCGTACAGGGATCAACCCCACGCTGTTATCTCTTCAGGCTACGAACTACGTAGCCGAGGTCCCCCTGTCCTGGGCACcaacgcccttgacaacctggtatcaggtTTCCGGCGATCCTTATCCACTCCTGCGTCGCCTCCTCCAGCAGCCACCTCCGCGCCAGCCATTGCGCCACCATCttcaccctcctcctcctctgcctttGTCTCCTTGCCCATGGATGAACCCACCATGACCGATTTGGCCAAGCTCATCCAAACCCTCATGGCCTCCGTCAGTGCCTTTCAAGGGCAGGTTGCCGCCCTACAGTAGGAGCGGCCTGCGACAGCCTCCTTCTCTGGTTCCAGGGGATCGGGCAAGGGCGAACAACATGACGATCCCCCTCCCCGCTTCCAGAAGCTTGAAttccccaagttcgatggcaaatCGGATCCGCTCGCGTTCCTCAATTGCTACGATTCCTATTTTCATCAGCAGCGCATCGCCGCGGAGGAACAAGTGTGGATGGCCTCCTACAATCTGGAAGGTGACGCCCAGATGTGGTTCATCCAAGTCCAGCAGGACGAAGGCACACCTTCATGGCGCCGCTTCTCCGAGCTCTTGAACCTCATGTTCGGGCCGTCAATCCGCTCCAATCCGCTCGGGGAACTGATGGCCTGCAAGCCAACTGGCACTTTGCTGAATACCAGGACTGGTTCGAGGCTCCGCTCCCATGCGCGGGCCACTCTCGGAGGCGCAGTGCGTCCAAGCCTTCACGGCCGGGCTGCAGCCGCCTCTTAGTCTCGACATCGAGCTCCACAATCCCCAGTCCCTCATCATCGCCATGAGCCTTGCTCGCAAGTTGGAGCTCCGCGAGCAGTATGCAGCTGTGGCTGTTCCACCTCCCGCACCACCAAGCGACCAGCAGCAGGGCATCCTTCCGGCACCTCCACCACGTCTCGCTCTTCCGGCTCTGCCACCTGCCGCGACTGCCGCAGCCGCCACCGTCACGGCGGAGGGTCGCCCCGTCAAGCGCCTGTATACCTGAGCAAAATGAGCCCGACCCGACCCAGCCCGCGGGCTCGGCCCGAGCCCGATGGGCTTTAGCCCGCCCACGAAGCTTACTGGACAGGTCTGGACAGAGATCCCGTTGCCCAGAAAAATATTTCTTAGCCCGAGCCCGAGGCCGAAATACTGTTTTTGCTATTTTAAACTATGAAATGTGCGGGCGGCCCACCCTGGCCAGGGTCCAGCCCAAAAAATTAGGCCTGACCTGCCTAGTGGGACGGTCATGGGCATGACTTTTTTGGCCCGAAGTAATAGGGCTTTTTTTCGACCCGACCACAAAATGCTCAGGTCTAAGTGACTGTCAATGTCCGAGATGGAAGAACACCGCCGGCTCGGCCTTTGATTCAATTGCAACGAAAAGTTCAAACATGGTCACAACCAAGTGTGCCAGCGCCTGTTCTTGTTGGACCTCGCGGCGACGGATGATGACAATGACACTGCCCCCGACGACTCCGACACTATAGCACCGCAGCTATTGCTCCACGTGATCAACGACGTCCACACCAGCAACACCATGCAGGTGTGCCTCTGGCTGGTGTCCACGCCCTTATCAACTTGGGCTCGACGCACAACCtcatcggcgaggaggtggctAGCCGCACCGGACTCCCCATGGTCTGCTGCAGCTTTGCGTACATCACGATGGCCAATGGCGAGCACGTGCTCAGGCATGTATCGGCGGGTGTTGTTCTCCATCGATGGCGACGTCTTCACTATCAACTTTTTCATGCTGCCGCTAGCTCGGCTACGACGTCGTCCTTGGCACCCAGTTGGCTTCCCTAGGACCGGTTCTCTGGGACTTCGCGACCTTCACCATGCCCTTTTAGCACAAGGACCATCCAGACTGCTGGCTCTTGAAGAAGTTGGTTGGCACCCCTCCGGCTGCACCACCGGCGCTGGCGCCTACCCACCGTGATGATATGATGTTCAAACCATGCTGCCCCCACGCGTCTCCGGAAAGACAAACCAGTTGCACTGACCACCTGGGAAGATGTCGACGACTTCCTCGACCGCTATCCATCCTtctagctcgaggacgagctgctcgtCGAGGGAGGGAGAGATGTTATGTGGGGTCGACATTACCAGCACAGCTCCAGGGCTCGAGATGCTGCTAGGGGCACGCCCAAGGAGGTGCATGGCTATATTCTAAGACAGCTGTAATCAATGGCAGTTAAGCTGCCGGTTAGGGGTTAAAACCTAGGGAGGTGCATGCGCAGCCAGCTGCAATCAATGAGAATTAGTGTGTTGGTTGAGGGATTAGAGTTAACGAGAGGGAGAGAAACGAGGAGTCGATGAGCTAAGAGGCTGGGCGCCTCTACTTATACCATGTAACCAGTTATGAATAAGTGAAGTATTCCTAATCTCCCTCTGCTTCTCTCAATCTCACCCCCTTCACAATTGGACGTCCAGGGGATCAACCCCACGTCGTTATCTCCTAAGTCTACGAACTACGCAGTCGAGGTCCCCTTGTCCTGGGCACCAATGCCCTTGACAACATTAATttaaaattataagacattttgacttttctagcaTATATCTTTTGCTCCGTATTATACATTTAGGTATAtagtatgtctagatacatagttaaaatgttttataatttggAGTAGGAGTAATTGTGAACACTTTGTAATTTAAGCTCAAATCGATACTTTATGTTCTGTTAATGAGATATTAGGATACGATTCGGAAGTGGTTTGGTGCTCTAGGGGGTGATTATTACTAGTAGCCGGTATCGACTCGTAAGATGATTTGGACGTTTGGTGCTCTGGACGAGTATCTCTGTTTTGACAACAGTTAGCTGTTAAAAAATAGCTATGATCATATTTGAATTCTTAACTAATAAACTAGTTAATGTTTTAACTACTATTCAACTACAATTAGTTACCAACCAGCTAATGGACGTGTTTGATAGATACGAGTAGTTACTATTTGGGGCTAAAAATTAGCTTAAATTAGTTATGGTTGGCTAGCTAGCTAGTTAGCTCTCATGTTTGGACACACTAGGATTTgagctaaaaattagctagctaacgATTAATCCATGATATCCAACTTGTCCAATAATTAGTTACCAACCAACTAATCATTGGTTAACAACTAGCTAGCTAACAAGAATTCTTTGCTAACATAGCTAATAGTCATTTCAATTTTTTTGGAGAttcaaaacatctcaagtttaatcaagattataaaaaaaattataaagatttatgatattaaataaatatactatgaaaatataattaacgaagaatctaatgatacttatttagtatcataaatattattattttattatataaatttagctAAACTTAAAATATTTTGACTCTATAAGAAAATTAGAATACCTTAAAATTTAGGATGAAAGGAGTATCTATTAGTCAGTTTCTTCCATCTAACATAGGACGTGTTTGCTTCCTGCCACCGAATGCCACGCCTCAGCTGCGGCAGCGCTGGCGCTCCGCTGCAACTACAGCACGTTTTGGTATCGAAAATAAACTAGCGTGCGATGGCGTGACCGTGGCACGCCGCAATTGCAGGAGCGAACCAAACGCATGCTCAAACTAGGGCGTGTGTGCGGCGCGGTTTGGTAACCAAGCAAACGCGCCTTCTTCCCTTCTTCCATCTAACACTGTTAGCTAAGTGGACCTAAACGATGACTGGTGCACACCGTGGGGATGCGTGCCAAGGCGGTCATCGGATGCGGACTCGGCGACTCGCATCGTCGGCTGTCGCATACGGATACGGGCATACGGCACACTTCGGCCTCGCCCGCGTAGTTGACTCCCTACTCCCTGCTTCCTAGTCGGCTAGTCCCTACCCAGCGACCACCACCGCCCTTCTTCGCCCCCTACCTACCTTATAAATACGAGACGGGCGGAAAGCGGCAGAGATGGGaatcgccgcctcctcctcctcctccaacacGGAATCGAGAGCTATGGCGCTCGCCAAGGCCAAGGAGATCGTCGCCTCCGCTCCCGTCGTCGTCTTCAGGTCTTTCTCTCCCTTCCTACCTCTCCCTCTCACGCGCACCATGAACCAGTGCTACTAGACAAGGTAGGCTTCGAGAATATAATAATCCTAAACAAATGAAAAGGGGAGAGGTGAAGCTGGGGGAATTTTTTCAGTCGTCCTTTCCCCTCCATATGAGTTAAAGCGCATTCTTCTGTTCCCCTTCCGCGAGAATATTCTTTGTTCATCTCTTAGATTAATTCGACTATTCGAGTCTTAGAGACTTAGTGATGCGAGAAAGTTACACGAAGGAATTTATAATGATTTTTTAGAGATGTCAATTTCATTACAGATGTTCTAACCCGCGATTCCTGGTGGATTTGCTCCAACCAATGTGGAAAATGCAGAATTAGGGTCGCACCCGTCTTATTTGGATAGATAGAATAATTCACGTTTGTAACTCTGAAATATTCTTCTGCTAAGGGATTAGAAAAAATGATACAGGAGGATCCTTTTCTAGGTTAACTGGCACTAAGgcactaagggcttgtttggatatgAACCCATTCCCCACGTGGATTGTAGTGGATTGGGAGGGGATTTAGAGGGAAATTAGTTCATTCCCTCTTCAGTCCACATGTATTGGGAGGGAATGGGTTTATCCAAAGCCCTAATGGTGTCCAAATCTCAATGGGCTGCAGATTTGCTTGATGAAGTCGTCTAGCTATGCTGTTTCTTTTTATAGTTTGTTTGTAGCCAGAGTAACTTTCTGGTGGAACCCTTTATGGTTGTATTGCTAGCATGGCTACCTTGTCACTCCTTATCTCCTTCCTATCAATGATAAATCTCAGGCAGATCTATCACTATGGGAGTATGGGTTGTAAAAGATATCAGAGGCGCAGATGGTGGAAGCACCGAGCCCGATCTTGGGTCCTTGGTGAATGCGTGTTTCTCATTAGATGGAAAAGTCCCATCCGTGGCACTTTACATAAATAGCCAGCTAACAACCTTTTCGTGATCACGCAGTATTCTTTACATGGACAATAATCAATCGTACTCCTATAATGCGTGATCGCTTCTAACACATGATCTAGTCTACCGCATGATCTGGTcataacacacatgcacacacacatGATCTAGTCTACCGCATGATCTGGTCataacacacatgcacacgcaTGATCTAGTCTACCATGGTGGTTGCCGAATGTTAAGGTTATCCTTTAACACTCCCCCTCAATCACAACTTTACCAGGTTGAGATTGTATTTAAAGTTCTCCAGGAGTCGACTTGACAGTGGCTTTGTAAAGCCATCTGCTACTTGATCACCTGAAGAGATAAATTCAATATCCAATAATTTTCGTGATACTCTTTCTCTGACGAAGTGATAATCAACTTCTATATGTTTAGTTCTAGCATGAAACACTAGATTAGCTGACAAATACTTCGCTCCAATATTATCACACCATAACTTAGCTGGCCTCGGGCTGTTGATATGCAATTCTTGAAGAAGAGTTTGAATCCACATCACCTCAGCAGTTGCATCAGCTACAGATTTGTACTCAGACTCAGTGCTGGATCTTGACACTGTGTGTTGCTTGCGAGCACTCCAGGATACAAGATTAGAACCCAGAAAAACTGCAAAGCCTCCTGTAGACCTCCTGTCATCTGTGCTACCTGCCCAGTGTGCATCTGAAAAAGCAGTCACCAGCGTGGAAGAAGACTTGTGAATCTTGAGACCCAGCTTGGTACATTGTTTCAGGTATCTCAAAATTCTTTTCACAGCTGCCCAATGCACAGTAGTTGGAGCATGAAGAAACTGACACACCTTATTTACTGAATAGGCTATGTCAGGTCTAGTGAGTGATAGATATTGTAATGCTCCAACAATACTTCTATAATGAGTAGCATCATTCAGGCCTAACAAGGACCCTTCATGCAGCGACAATTTTTCACTTGTGCTTAGTGGAGCAGCTACAGGTTTGCAATCAGACATGCCTACTTTCTTAAGGAGATCAGAGCCATACTTATCTTGCATTAGGACAATACCATCATGTACCTTATACACCTCAATGCCTAAGAAATAGTGAAGCTGTCCAAGATCTTTCAGTGCAAACTCTTTTTGAAGATCTTGAAGCAGGGCATCAGTAGCCTTTCCTATGGAACTAGCtactatgatgtcatcaacatacacAAGAACAAACATGGTTACAACTCCTTTGTTGTAAAAGAACTGTGAAGTATCTGCTTTTGATgcatgaaaaccaagtgaaaggaGTTTTCTACTTAGCCGAGAGTACCAAGCTCTAGGTGCCTGCTTTAGTCCATATAATGCTTTATCGAGTTTGCAAACATAGCCCAGTTTGGAGGTGTCTTCAAAACCTGGTGATTGTTACATGTAAACTTCTTGAAGATGACCATGAAGAAATGCATTTTGTACATCAAGTTGGCGAAGGCGATGCGAATGTTCACGGTGTGTGCACGCGTCTGAGACGCATACATCTGCTCGATGGCCTTCCAGACCGCCGCCGCAGTCTCACATGTGGAGACTTGGATCTTCACCTCCTTGGTGAGCGATGACAGAAGAAACCTGTTGGTCCTTGGCTTCCCATTCCTCAAAGGCCGGGTTCGGCCTCTTCCCTTGTTTTCCATCAACGGTGGCGACGAGCTCCTCTTCTGGTGCCTTGGTGTCGCCGGTAATGTGCGCTTGGAGACGAGCGCCGCGTATGGCTGAATGAACTTCGGCTTTCCATAGCGCATGATTCAGCTTTCCCAATTTCTCCGAGACAGCTTGGCCAGAGAGAAAATTGGTTGATGAGTTGGAGCTAGACATGGCGCTAGATTTGGTGGATTGAATTTTGTGGAGATTTGGCTCTAATTACCATGTAAAAGACATCAGAGGCGCAGATGGTGGAAGCACCAGGCCCGATCTTTGGTCCTTGGTGAATGCGTGTTTCTCATTAGATGGAAAAGCCCCATCTGTGGCACTTCACATAAATAGCCAGCTAACAACCTTTTGGAGATCACGCAGTATTCTTTACATGGACAATAATCAATCGTACTCCTATTCATGCATGATCTCTTCTAACACATGATCTAGTCTACCGCATGATCTGGTcataacacacatgcacacacacatGATCTAGTCTACCGCATGATCTGGTcataacacacatgcacacacatgATCCAGTCTACCATGGTTTTTGCCAAATGTTAAAGTTATCCTTTAACATGGGTATCACTATGGGGAAGGGATATGGAGATCTATCACTATGGGGGAAGGGATAGGGAGTTCCTGGATTCTTGTCTCCGTCTCTGTTAAACTTGGTACCTGTTGTATTTATGTTACATGTTAATGGAAATGGGGATGGCCTCGACTCGAAAAAATCACAATAGGCAATTTGAAAAGGGGGAGATGTGACCCAAATCATCCTTAGGATTTGATTCAGTTTGGATTCTACCATAAAAGTTCCTGAGGTGTACCACTTGGTGGACTGGTGGCCCATAAGCAGAATGTGCATCCGGGGTGATCTGCGCAAGGGCTTTGACTCCATGGGCTCCTGATTACCTGGATGATTTGGAAGGAACGCAACCATCGTGTCTTCGACAACAGTTGCACGCTCCCACCAGGTTTGGTCACTGTGGTGGTAGAGAAACAGTTGGATTGAGGCAGGTTTTGTCGACCTGGTGAGCTGATAGCGCTGGTGGTTGGATAGGCGCTTAGTGTCATTTTAAAACGTTCCAATGTAATAGAACTTCTTGTGCCTTTGCTGGGTTAGCTGCAGCCTATACATGTCTCTCGCATGCTTGTCTGACTCACTAACTCGTTGTAATCTGCTCACCCCTCTTAACGAAATGCATGCTAAGCATGTTCGAGGGAAAAAGGTGATTACCACTTCCAAATTTGCCTAAGTTGGTGGCCCTGCTATCCTAAAAGTTTGCTATCTGTGTACTGTTCTAGCGTTCGACATCCTGCCATCAATTGATTTTTGTTTTACCGCTTCTCAAGTTAATGTAGTACTATGTTTGGTGCTTGACTCTCATTATTTAATCAGTTATTCTACCATTTCTTTTTGGTTTTGATCCATTTTCCCATTCTGTGTCTGATTTGTATTTTGGGTAACCTGCAGCAAAACTTCCTGCCCTTTCTGCGTCCGTGTGAAGCAGTTGTTCGAGAAGCTGGCAGCTAGCTACAAGGCCATTGAGTTGGATGTGGAAAGTGAGTGCACTTAAATTTGTTTATTCTTTTCAGTTGTGCAATTCATAGTTTTGACTGTACACATCATAGGTATTACCATTATAGCTGAAAACTTGGGATGTTTCTGTTGtactgttttgctgaaatatggTTATATTTGCTTATAGGTGACGTATTTAGTACAGCAGTACCGTTATGGACTGTGGCACGATTGAATTTCTATGCAAGttcatgatttggttgctctttaTGACATGAGATTAAATCACTTGGTTAGGTGCTGGAGAAACACTTATTGTGGCACAAGTAACAAGAACAAAtcattggtttctttcttgcttcttcttTTGCAAATATTTTTGTACAGCTTTGCTCTTTATATAAATAAATTTCCACTCCTGTTTTgtccatagaaaaaaaaaactaagaacAAATGACCTGACAAATAAAGTGCCAAATGCTAAGGTGTATGTTGCTAACCTGCAGTGTCTTATATGTTTCATATTGTTTCAGTTACTGGATCATATCATATTCTTTTAAGCTGAAATATTGTGGTTCCAATCACAATTTACTACGCCTGCTGAGTGCTGAGTGTACACTCATGGCAAACATTTAGCGGGTGTCTCTGTGCTTCCTATCTTAGGACTTCGCATAGTGATTAGCATCATGGGATTTCAGGGAAACTCTTATTGAACCAACCTGTTCTGTTTAGGTGATGGGCCTGAGCTCCAGAATGCCCTCAAGGAGTGGACTGGACAGAGGACTGTCCCAAATGTCTTCATCAATGGGAAGCATATTGGTGGCTGCGATGGTGAGCCTCCTTCTACAATTGTACACCAATGCATATAATCTACGCTTTTGTGAATCCTTGTCTACGATTACCAAATTACTGACAATGCATAAATTGATATGTGCAAGACTTTGCAACATGTAAACTTGCTAGGTCATCTCTCTGAAGTTACCTTGACATGTTAATCTGTTCTATGGCAGATACTATGGCACTGAACAATGATGGGAAGCTGGTGCCTCTGCTGACTGAGGCTGGAGCCATCGCCGGTTCTACCTCAAAGGCAACCATCACTGCTTGACATGTGTGTTGCCGTTCCCGTGCTTAAAATAAAGATGCTTTGCAAGTGCTGAACTTGCAGCTGTCAGATGCTATCTGGGAGTGTGACTGTTCGATCCCTGTATACTGCCTAGACATCAGTCGAGTCGTATTCCCGTGCTAAGTTGTGAACTATATTGTCGTTGCTCTGTTTGTCTTTCTTCTAGAAATACTCCGTTCGTGCATTTCTGTCTCAGGCTCGTAGCACCCACATGACACGACGCTCGCTGGTGCGCGCCAGCCCGAATGGAGTGTGTCCTACCGCCGGTCCATTCTGAGGTACACCTTGCACACCACCAGCTCCTCGTCGTTGCTGTTCTCGTCATACGGGAAGTCCGGCCTGAAGCCGTATTCTTCCATCCACCACTCCGCCCGCGCCAATCTCCGCGACGCCTCGTCGTCCTCCCGATACTGGAACACGCGCCGGTATCCCACGTCCCGGCCTTCTCCGTCCCTGACGCCCCAGTAGCGCCCCGCCGGCACGTACTGCCCCGGCCCTGCTCTTCGCGGGCGCGCAATAATGccatcgtcgccgccgccgtgctcCGTTGTTCGCGGGCGCCGCACGGCGAAGAACCACTCGAACCTGTCGTTCGCCGCCGGGAGCACGCCCGTGAGCACCGCGGGGTGCGCCGCGCAGACGTAGGTGGCGTGGTGCATGCGGCACCGCAGCGGGTCCCCGACGCTGCGGCTGGCGAGGTACAGTTGCACGAGCACCTGCGGCTTCACGTCCGCGCCCGCGAGTTTCGCCGCGGGCGTCGTCGTGCTGCATGGGCGGATACAGAGGGTATTCCCCGTATTCTCAGGAATACCCAACTATTTTAGCACACTTCTATGTATATacttgtatatgtatatgtatatgtataatacCATATTTTATAGTATTTTTACTCATTGAAGTTCAAAACAGTAAAAAACTGCCTCTCAAATTGGCTCATATTTTGTAGTATTTCACTCATTGCAGTTAAAAacaattgattttttttattgaCGTGGAAGTAGGAATACCCAAATTCAGAATCTGGGCTCCGCCACTGTCGTGCTGTGCTGCTGCTGGACGAGTCTCTTGTGGAGCACCCCTCCGCGAGCCGGGTACACCTTGCATACGACCATGTCGAACGCCCCGCCGGCGCCGGAGTCGTCGCCGCCGCGGTCGCCGTACTCGTCCATGCGCCACTCGGTCTCCCTGGACGCGCTGGCCCCCGCCGCGTCCTCGTGGTAGCGGAAGGAGTGGCAGtaccacgcgccgccgccgcgggagtTGGCCTCGCCCCGCCCTCCGCTTGCCGCCGAGGCCCCGCCCGCGGCAGACGAAGAAGAGCCACTCGACCCGgtcgccttcgccgccgccgccgttggcgCTGGCGAGCGGGTGGACCTTGGCGAGGAACGCCGGGTGCGCGCCGTAGACGTCGGCGTCGTGGATCTGCGGCGGCAGCTCGCCGCACCGCAGGGCGCGGCGCGCCGGCAGGTACCGCCCGACGAGATCGTCCGGGGCGGGGTCGAACGGCGGCTGACCCTGGCCGCCCGCCGAAGGCCTGGTGGTGCCGCGCCGCGGCGGTGGCCTCGGCGTcctgcccccgccgccgccgccgccgaggaggaCCCAGCCGTCGTCGGTCTCCTCCTCGCGGAGGCTGGCGGACGCGGTCGGATCAGTGGCTCCCGGCGCCGGTTTCTTCGGTGGCATTGGGGGCTTAACGGTGGTATCCTTCTACGCCTTCCAACGGTCCAAAGGATGTGATCGGTCGCCTCGGTTTTATTGAGCGCGCAAGTACGTACGAGGCTGGTATCCGAGGCAATGTTAGTTAGGGCACGTACAGCAGGGCGATTCAACCCGTCTCTgtcttacttttttttttttttttttttttttttttttgcagaaaacAGCCTCGGGACCGAGAAGACAGGCGAGTCCGCCTCGCGAGACGACGACGCCGGCTCGTGCTCCCTGACTAAGTCGCCAGACGAGGACGCGCTGTACAACATCGTCGCTTCCGAGCGACGACGCGCGGATCAGGCCGTGCTCATGGGAGAATCCCCCACCCGCGCGGGTGGCCGTTGTGCTTGGCGCGAGGTGAGGCTGCGCCCATGCTCGACGGCCTCGTTGCCACGGTGGCCGTGCGGGAGCGGTGTCAAGTGGCTCTGGTGGAGGCGGAGACGATGGACAGGGGCAAGAAGTGGCGGATCGAGGGGCGCGCGTGGAAATCGGAGTCGGAGGGGGAGACGGTTGTGGTGCTCGTCTTCGTCCACACAGTCCTCTGACGGGAGGCTGCCCTCGCCGGCGCCGTCAGGTGGTGGCGGCCCAGGGTCTCCAGCTGCGCTTCACCAGCCCCACGTCCACTAGTTCAAATGCTCCTGTTCCTGTATAGATTAAGGCTAGCATGCAATCCAGAGGTAGCTACTAATCCACAATCTAGAGGCAAGCCCGCTATTCAGGGTATTGGCCGCCACCAGGTCATGGCGAGCTGCTCGTCCCCTCTGTTTATGCATCTATGCTTGTTATTTTTCTTGCTTTGAATTTGTGCATGGAGGAGCAGATTAGGCAATGTGTCAATATAAGGAACCGAGAGGCAATGGATTGTTCAAAGAATCTCTGTTTGAAGAATTTGTCCTCAGTTTCATAGTCTTATTTATTCTTGATACATTTTCTATGAAATAACCACACTAATGGTATACAAAAAATTATTTATAGTTGATCCTAGCTACATACAAAGCATTAAATAGCTTAGAGAGAGAACCCTGTCTATGGGTTGTATGACCTGTCTTTATACTTATCTGTGTGATAGATTCAAGGTGCTTAGAGACGGATCCCCGTCTGTGAGTTGTACATGCCCTTATTCGATTGGACTTCAGGGCAGCGGAGCCATGATTCGGAGTAGGCAAGCCAACAGAGACCGAGTAGACAGGCAATTATCATGCAGACCTTTCGTTGTCACTTTGAATTGGGCCAGATTCTATCTAGTATTGGGCTTTATTAAAGGCGGAAAAGTGCGGGTTTCCTCAGTCAAGGAACTGAGACCTTTGGGCTCTCTGAGGTGGGCTTCCGCAGCACAACCGGACAAAGTATATAAACCGAGCCCTAATGCTTACTTTGCTGCTGCCATCTCCTCTGAAATCAGAGTCTCAGATGCATTATATTCGTACTGCTGAAACAAAATGCAGATGTACtagtttcaaaaaaataaaatgcagatgtactagtttcaaaaaaaaaatgcagaTGTACTGACTGATTAGTGATGACTGGACTGAAATTTGTTCATACAAGTAAATACACTTCAGTACTTTACACTCGGTGtaagcatgcatgcatatgcatatgcatatgaTGCGTGGTTGCAAATAATCAATA
This region includes:
- the LOC136498038 gene encoding glutaredoxin-C6-like; protein product: MGIAASSSSSNTESRAMALAKAKEIVASAPVVVFSKTSCPFCVRVKQLFEKLAASYKAIELDVESDGPELQNALKEWTGQRTVPNVFINGKHIGGCDDTMALNNDGKLVPLLTEAGAIAGSTSKATITA